A window of the Streptomyces albireticuli genome harbors these coding sequences:
- a CDS encoding GlxA family transcriptional regulator codes for MSALRVGVLAYPGCFASEVYGIPDLLTMATHVAGPEHAGYEVSVVSPRLRVTASGGAAIAVAPLREVDVLVVPGFELLPGLDMDEKLAHLAPEIAAIRAHAAAGTAVVSLCVGAFLLAGAGLLDRRRATTSWLFADELARRCPEADVRPECLVVTDRGVTTTAAFSAMYDFALELIRRHSGAGVARTTARVALVDDARSSQAPYVDARLLPQPGNEFSRRVMRRLDQNLAARYDLAALSDTFNVSTRTLLRRFADETGRSPLEYLQSSRVRRARHLLETTDRTVASISTAVGYRDSGTFAALFAKHTGRRPRDYRASFRRGAG; via the coding sequence GTGAGCGCGCTGCGGGTCGGTGTCCTGGCCTATCCGGGCTGCTTCGCGTCCGAGGTGTACGGGATACCCGACCTCCTGACGATGGCCACGCACGTCGCCGGCCCGGAGCACGCCGGATACGAGGTGTCGGTCGTCTCGCCCCGCCTCCGCGTCACCGCCTCCGGCGGCGCGGCGATCGCCGTCGCCCCGCTGCGCGAGGTCGACGTCCTCGTCGTGCCGGGGTTCGAGCTCCTGCCGGGACTCGACATGGACGAGAAACTCGCGCACCTCGCCCCGGAGATCGCGGCGATCCGCGCGCACGCCGCCGCGGGCACGGCGGTCGTCTCCCTCTGCGTCGGCGCGTTCCTGCTCGCCGGAGCGGGGCTCCTCGACCGCCGCCGGGCCACGACGTCATGGCTCTTCGCGGACGAACTGGCCCGGCGCTGCCCCGAGGCGGACGTCCGGCCCGAGTGCCTGGTCGTCACCGACCGGGGGGTGACGACGACGGCGGCCTTCAGCGCCATGTACGACTTCGCGCTGGAACTGATCCGCCGGCACAGCGGGGCCGGCGTGGCGAGGACGACCGCGCGGGTGGCGCTCGTCGACGACGCGCGCTCGTCCCAGGCTCCGTACGTCGACGCGCGGCTTCTCCCGCAACCGGGGAACGAGTTCTCCCGCAGGGTCATGCGGCGCCTCGACCAGAACCTCGCCGCCCGGTACGACCTCGCCGCGCTGTCGGACACCTTCAACGTCAGCACACGGACGCTGCTGCGCCGCTTCGCGGACGAGACGGGCCGCAGTCCGCTCGAATACCTCCAGTCCTCGCGCGTGCGGCGCGCCCGTCACCTCCTGGAGACCACGGACCGGACCGTCGCCAGCATCTCCACGGCGGTCGGGTACCGGGACTCCGGGACCTTCGCCGCCCTCTTCGCCAAGCACACCGGACGGCGGCCGAGGGACTACCGCGCGAGCTTCCGGCGCGGCGCCGGCTGA
- a CDS encoding NmrA/HSCARG family protein: MLTVTVAVTGATGAQGGATARALLAAGHRVRALTRRPKSPAADALRRLGADVRHADLDDAPSLRAALTGADSLFAVTTPFGTDTATETRQGRTLVDAAAAARLGHVVFTSAAHADRGTGIPHYESKHLIERHLREAGVPWTVIAPAAFMDNYAGGWTLDGLRDGTFAWPMPAHLPLTLIPAADIGAFAALVLLRRDEFTGRRIDIASDTLTPGRIAETLTAALGRPVAHQEVPLEQVQNWSTDLAAMFAYFTTHGLDVDVAGLRRDYPEVGWHTFADWAAGQDWDALSATAPAHR, encoded by the coding sequence ATGCTCACCGTCACCGTCGCCGTCACCGGGGCCACCGGAGCCCAGGGCGGGGCCACCGCCCGCGCCCTGCTCGCCGCCGGCCACCGGGTGCGCGCCCTCACGCGCCGTCCAAAATCCCCCGCCGCCGACGCCCTGCGCCGCCTCGGGGCCGACGTGCGCCACGCCGACCTCGACGACGCCCCCTCGCTCCGTGCCGCCCTCACCGGCGCGGACTCGCTCTTCGCCGTCACCACCCCGTTCGGCACCGACACCGCCACCGAGACCCGGCAGGGCAGGACCCTCGTCGACGCCGCGGCGGCCGCCCGCCTCGGGCACGTCGTGTTCACCTCCGCCGCCCACGCCGACCGCGGCACCGGTATCCCGCACTACGAGAGCAAGCACCTGATCGAGCGGCACCTGCGCGAGGCCGGCGTGCCCTGGACGGTGATCGCTCCGGCGGCCTTCATGGACAACTACGCGGGCGGCTGGACCCTCGACGGGCTGCGCGACGGCACCTTCGCCTGGCCCATGCCCGCCCACCTGCCGCTCACCCTCATACCCGCCGCCGACATCGGCGCCTTCGCCGCCCTGGTCCTCCTGCGCCGCGACGAGTTCACCGGCCGGCGCATCGACATCGCCTCCGACACACTCACCCCTGGCCGGATCGCGGAGACCCTCACGGCGGCCCTCGGCCGTCCGGTCGCCCACCAGGAGGTGCCTCTGGAGCAGGTGCAGAACTGGTCCACCGACCTGGCGGCCATGTTCGCGTACTTCACCACCCACGGCCTCGACGTCGACGTCGCCGGACTGCGCCGCGACTACCCCGAGGTCGGCTGGCACACCTTCGCCGACTGGGCCGCCGGCCAGGACTGGGACGCGCTGTCGGCCACCGCGCCGGCCCATCGGTGA
- a CDS encoding amino acid permease — translation MSSPLRRGRPDPGQGACPDDDAHLRRLGYRPVLSRRMSPRGNFAISFSVISVLSGCMTLYGFGLSTGGPAVMIWGWAGVGLMVMLVGGALAEVTSAYPTSGALYFMADRLGGRRWGWYTGWLNLLGLLGAIAGIDYGAALFTGAFLNLQWGFAPTPGSVMVIFAGILLLHAVLNLFGVRLVSRLNSVSVWWHLTGVGVIVVVLAVVPAHHRTAGFVFGHFANDTGWSSPWYVAALGLLLAQYTFSGYDASAHLSEETPGAAVAAARGIVRAIRWSWLAGLILLVGLTFAIQDYAGTQASPTGVPPAQIFLDALGASGAKALLLIVIGAQLFCGNAEVAATSRMVFAFSRDGALPGSRLWRRVHAGTGTPRAAVWLSVAAAGVLALPSLYSPTAYGAVTAINVIGITPAYAIPVLLRLRAGSRFTPGPWHLGAWSRVVGRAAVGWVAVVTVLFCLPQSYPVTPRTFNYAPVALLVALGLAAAWWAAAGRRSYGTPAPVSSAPTDAVAKDIA, via the coding sequence GTGTCCTCGCCTCTCCGTCGCGGCCGCCCCGATCCCGGCCAGGGGGCATGCCCCGACGACGACGCCCACCTGCGGCGGCTCGGCTACCGGCCCGTGCTGTCGCGGCGGATGAGTCCCCGCGGCAACTTCGCCATCAGCTTCAGCGTGATCTCGGTGCTGTCCGGCTGCATGACGCTGTACGGGTTCGGGCTGTCCACCGGCGGACCGGCCGTGATGATCTGGGGCTGGGCCGGCGTCGGCCTGATGGTGATGCTCGTCGGCGGGGCCCTCGCCGAGGTCACCTCCGCCTACCCGACCTCCGGGGCCCTGTACTTCATGGCCGACCGGCTCGGCGGCCGCCGCTGGGGCTGGTACACCGGCTGGCTCAACCTCCTGGGGTTACTCGGGGCGATCGCCGGCATCGACTACGGGGCCGCCCTGTTCACCGGCGCCTTCCTCAATCTCCAGTGGGGCTTCGCCCCCACCCCGGGGTCGGTCATGGTGATCTTCGCCGGCATTCTGCTCCTGCACGCCGTCCTCAACCTGTTCGGAGTGCGGCTGGTCAGCCGGCTCAACAGCGTCAGCGTGTGGTGGCACCTGACAGGCGTCGGCGTCATCGTCGTGGTCCTGGCCGTCGTCCCCGCCCACCACCGGACCGCCGGTTTCGTCTTCGGCCACTTCGCCAACGACACCGGCTGGTCGAGCCCTTGGTACGTGGCCGCCCTCGGCCTGCTCCTCGCCCAGTACACCTTCTCCGGATACGACGCCTCCGCCCATCTGTCGGAGGAGACGCCGGGGGCGGCCGTGGCGGCCGCGCGCGGCATCGTGCGGGCGATCCGGTGGTCGTGGCTGGCCGGCCTGATCCTGCTGGTCGGGCTGACCTTCGCGATCCAGGACTACGCCGGGACGCAGGCCAGTCCGACCGGCGTGCCACCGGCGCAGATCTTCCTCGACGCGCTGGGCGCCTCCGGGGCGAAGGCGCTGCTGCTGATCGTGATCGGTGCCCAGCTCTTCTGCGGCAACGCCGAGGTCGCGGCCACCTCCCGGATGGTGTTCGCCTTCTCCCGCGACGGCGCCCTGCCGGGCTCCCGGCTCTGGCGCCGGGTCCACGCCGGCACCGGCACCCCCCGGGCCGCCGTGTGGCTCTCGGTCGCGGCCGCGGGCGTCCTGGCCCTGCCGTCCCTGTACTCCCCCACCGCGTACGGCGCGGTCACCGCCATCAATGTCATCGGCATCACCCCGGCGTACGCCATTCCCGTGCTCCTGCGCCTGCGCGCCGGTTCGCGGTTCACGCCGGGACCGTGGCATCTGGGCGCGTGGAGCCGGGTGGTGGGCCGGGCCGCCGTCGGCTGGGTGGCCGTGGTCACGGTCCTGTTCTGTCTTCCGCAGAGCTACCCCGTCACGCCCAGGACCTTCAACTACGCGCCCGTGGCCCTGCTCGTGGCCCTGGGCCTGGCCGCCGCGTGGTGGGCCGCCGCCGGCCGCCGCTCGTACGGCACCCCCGCCCCCGTCAGCAGCGCCCCCACGGACGCCGTCGCGAAGGACATCGCGTAA
- a CDS encoding GNAT family N-acetyltransferase, producing MIELRMLTADDWPEWRALRLAALAEAPYAFGSTLAEWQGDGDREERWRARLGIAGSCNFLALLDGRPAGMASGVPGPRDDVAELISMWVGERARGRGVGDALIRGVERWAVRERAAVLELAVRPGNAHAIALYRRHGFEVTGRLGDVLPDGQREHVMAKPLPLAAVRGE from the coding sequence ATGATCGAATTGCGGATGCTGACAGCGGACGACTGGCCCGAGTGGCGCGCGCTGAGGCTCGCGGCGCTCGCCGAGGCCCCGTACGCCTTCGGGTCCACGCTCGCGGAATGGCAGGGCGACGGTGACCGGGAGGAACGGTGGCGGGCCCGGCTGGGCATCGCGGGCTCGTGCAACTTCCTTGCCCTGCTCGACGGAAGGCCGGCCGGGATGGCGAGTGGCGTCCCGGGTCCGCGGGACGACGTCGCCGAGCTGATCTCCATGTGGGTCGGCGAGCGGGCACGGGGGCGAGGCGTGGGGGACGCGCTGATCCGCGGCGTGGAGCGGTGGGCCGTGCGGGAGCGGGCGGCGGTCCTCGAACTCGCGGTCAGGCCCGGCAACGCGCACGCGATCGCGCTGTACCGTCGGCACGGCTTCGAGGTCACCGGCCGGCTCGGGGATGTGCTGCCTGACGGGCAGCGGGAACACGTCATGGCGAAGCCGCTGCCCTTGGCGGCGGTGCGTGGGGAGTAG
- a CDS encoding dienelactone hydrolase family protein: MSADSRCSDDAITDFSRRLVEVDGVAKTVYVAGSGPAVVLMPEMPGISPDVLRLARWVRDAGFTVHVPSLFGSDGAWPTAEGGKEVVRRACVSAEFRAFAGGGTSPVTAWLRGLARRAHAACGGPGVGAIGLCFTGNFALTMAVEPAVIAPVVNHPSLPLDDDTAIELGDEDARAVRDRVTRDGLKVLAYRFDDDRWCTGRRFAAYRALLGDAFDGRVLPGSSANPAPPPFFRDVVASPHSVVTAHFVDEEGHPTRKARDEILAFLTDRLIRSARPAG, translated from the coding sequence ATGAGTGCTGACAGCAGGTGTTCCGACGACGCGATCACGGATTTCTCCCGCCGGCTCGTGGAGGTGGACGGGGTGGCGAAGACGGTGTACGTCGCGGGTTCCGGGCCGGCCGTCGTACTGATGCCGGAGATGCCCGGCATCAGTCCTGACGTCCTCCGCCTGGCGCGGTGGGTGCGGGACGCGGGCTTCACCGTCCACGTCCCCTCGCTGTTCGGGTCCGACGGCGCCTGGCCCACGGCCGAGGGCGGGAAGGAGGTCGTCCGCCGCGCGTGCGTCAGCGCGGAGTTCCGCGCGTTCGCCGGGGGTGGCACCAGCCCCGTCACCGCCTGGCTGCGCGGGCTCGCGCGCCGGGCGCACGCCGCATGCGGCGGTCCGGGAGTCGGCGCGATCGGGCTGTGCTTCACCGGCAACTTCGCGCTGACCATGGCGGTCGAACCCGCCGTCATCGCCCCGGTGGTCAACCATCCGTCGCTGCCGCTGGACGACGACACCGCGATCGAGCTCGGCGACGAGGACGCGCGCGCGGTCCGGGACCGCGTCACGCGCGACGGGCTGAAGGTCCTCGCCTACCGCTTCGACGACGACCGCTGGTGCACCGGCCGGCGCTTCGCCGCCTACCGGGCGCTCCTCGGCGACGCCTTCGACGGCCGTGTCCTCCCGGGGAGTTCCGCCAACCCCGCGCCGCCGCCGTTCTTCCGTGACGTGGTGGCGTCCCCGCACAGCGTCGTCACCGCCCACTTCGTCGACGAGGAGGGGCACCCCACGCGGAAGGCCAGGGACGAGATCCTCGCCTTCCTGACGGACCGCTTGATCCGCTCCGCACGCCCGGCGGGCTGA
- a CDS encoding esterase/lipase family protein, protein MRVARLIRLAAAGLLSVAAAFVPAPAGARAPGPPPTGPVQNNWASAMLYSVAHPQAYPRGVNEPGCRPDPAHPRPVVLVNGTLENVYATWSRLAPQLRSDGFCVFGFHYGGQEGSPFQQLGPMRASGRQLAAFVDRVRAATGAARVDLVGHSQGGLLPLYYINRLDGRTKVGRMVGIEPVSRGVRLHGVLTVMARTPGLSQVEGLVCAACADFTAGSPFMREAAEGGHTRPGVEYTTIISRADGLVTVAEAQLPPARNVTNIVTQDVCPTDLVDHANAVYDDITLRLVRDALDPAGSRPPRCHVTLPLLPPQP, encoded by the coding sequence ATGAGGGTGGCTCGTCTGATCCGGCTGGCGGCGGCCGGGCTGCTGAGCGTGGCGGCGGCCTTCGTCCCGGCACCCGCCGGAGCGCGGGCGCCGGGGCCACCTCCGACCGGCCCGGTGCAGAACAACTGGGCCTCCGCCATGCTGTACTCGGTGGCCCACCCACAGGCGTACCCGAGAGGCGTCAACGAGCCCGGCTGCCGGCCGGACCCGGCGCACCCTCGGCCGGTGGTCCTGGTGAACGGCACCCTGGAGAACGTCTACGCGACCTGGTCACGGCTCGCACCGCAACTGCGGAGCGACGGCTTCTGCGTCTTCGGCTTCCACTACGGCGGCCAGGAGGGAAGCCCGTTCCAGCAGCTCGGGCCCATGCGCGCATCGGGCCGGCAGCTCGCCGCCTTCGTGGACCGGGTGCGCGCGGCGACCGGGGCGGCGCGCGTGGACCTCGTCGGTCACTCCCAGGGCGGCCTGCTGCCGTTGTACTACATCAACCGCCTGGACGGCCGCACCAAGGTCGGGCGCATGGTCGGCATCGAGCCGGTCAGCCGCGGTGTGCGCCTGCACGGAGTGCTCACCGTCATGGCCCGTACGCCCGGACTCTCCCAGGTCGAAGGCCTGGTCTGCGCGGCGTGCGCGGACTTCACGGCCGGATCGCCCTTCATGCGGGAGGCCGCCGAGGGCGGCCACACCCGGCCCGGCGTCGAGTACACCACGATCATCTCCCGCGCCGACGGCCTGGTCACCGTGGCCGAGGCCCAGCTTCCACCGGCCCGTAACGTCACCAACATCGTGACCCAGGACGTGTGCCCCACCGACCTCGTGGACCACGCGAACGCCGTCTACGACGACATCACCCTGCGCCTGGTCCGCGACGCCCTCGACCCGGCCGGCTCCCGGCCACCCCGCTGCCACGTCACACTGCCCCTGCTGCCTCCCCAGCCGTGA
- a CDS encoding flavin-containing monooxygenase, which yields MHTDPQPPSPSAPGAPQLDAVVVGAGFSGLYQLHRLRELGLRTRVFEACEDIGGTWYRNRYPGARCDVESTSYSYSFSPELDQEWEWSERYATQPEILRYLHHVADRFDLHKDVTLRTRVTRAVYDEGAHVWQVTTDTGETVTTRFVVLATGCMSAVKEPDIPGAGTFAGQALHTADWPHEGVDVTGRRVAVIGTGCSGVQVIPLLAERAAGLTVFQRTPVYALPALNRPLTAAENAEFKARYPEFRAAQRKSRGGTVFEPPTCSALEVDEAERTATYEAGWESGLLSGLLRTYTDLLADRDANETVSEFVRSKIRSIVTDPETAETLSPRTFPFGTKRPCLDTDYYATYNKPHVNVVDLTRTPIVEITPKGVTTSDGEHPVDVIVFATGFDAMTGSQVAVDIVGKGGTTLKEKWADGPRNHLGLLSAGFPNLFTVIGPLSPSVLSNAVVSIEQHVEWITDCIAHLWRNGITEIDTTPDAEEDWCAQVADLASRTLYPDVASWYTGANVPGKPRVFLAYTGGLDRYRAECDAAARDGYRGFVLSGTPAGPRPAVADAR from the coding sequence ATGCACACCGACCCCCAGCCTCCCTCACCTTCCGCCCCCGGCGCCCCGCAGCTCGACGCCGTCGTCGTCGGGGCCGGCTTCTCCGGCCTCTACCAGCTGCACCGGCTGCGCGAACTGGGTCTGCGCACCCGCGTCTTCGAAGCGTGCGAGGACATCGGCGGGACCTGGTACCGCAACCGCTACCCCGGCGCCCGCTGCGACGTCGAGAGCACGTCCTACTCGTACTCCTTCTCGCCCGAACTGGACCAGGAATGGGAGTGGAGCGAACGCTACGCGACGCAGCCGGAGATCCTCCGCTACCTCCACCACGTCGCCGACCGCTTCGACCTGCACAAGGACGTCACCCTGCGCACCCGCGTGACCCGGGCGGTGTACGACGAGGGCGCCCACGTCTGGCAGGTGACCACCGACACCGGTGAGACGGTCACCACCCGGTTCGTCGTGCTGGCCACGGGCTGCATGTCGGCCGTCAAGGAACCGGACATACCCGGCGCCGGTACCTTCGCCGGCCAGGCCCTGCACACCGCCGACTGGCCGCACGAGGGCGTCGACGTCACCGGTAGACGGGTCGCCGTGATCGGCACCGGCTGCTCCGGCGTCCAGGTCATCCCGCTGCTGGCCGAGCGGGCCGCCGGGCTCACGGTCTTCCAGCGCACACCGGTCTACGCGCTGCCGGCCCTGAACCGGCCGCTGACCGCGGCGGAGAACGCCGAGTTCAAGGCCCGCTACCCGGAGTTCCGCGCCGCCCAGCGGAAGTCCCGGGGCGGCACCGTCTTCGAGCCGCCCACGTGCTCCGCCCTGGAGGTCGACGAGGCGGAGCGCACGGCCACCTATGAAGCGGGCTGGGAATCCGGCCTGCTCAGCGGCCTCCTGCGCACGTACACCGACCTCCTCGCCGACCGGGACGCCAACGAGACCGTCTCCGAGTTCGTCCGCTCCAAGATCCGGTCGATCGTCACCGACCCGGAGACGGCCGAGACGCTCTCGCCGCGCACCTTCCCCTTCGGCACCAAACGGCCCTGCCTGGACACCGACTACTACGCCACCTACAACAAGCCGCACGTGAACGTCGTGGACCTCACCAGGACCCCGATCGTCGAAATCACGCCGAAGGGCGTCACGACCTCGGACGGGGAACACCCCGTCGACGTCATCGTCTTCGCCACCGGCTTCGACGCCATGACCGGCTCCCAGGTCGCCGTGGACATCGTCGGCAAGGGCGGCACCACCCTCAAGGAGAAGTGGGCCGACGGCCCCCGGAACCACCTGGGCCTGCTCTCGGCCGGCTTCCCGAACCTCTTCACCGTCATCGGACCCCTCAGCCCGTCGGTGCTCAGCAACGCGGTGGTGTCCATCGAACAGCACGTGGAGTGGATCACCGACTGCATCGCCCACCTGTGGCGGAACGGCATCACCGAGATCGACACCACCCCGGACGCCGAGGAGGACTGGTGCGCCCAGGTCGCCGACCTCGCCTCCCGCACCCTCTACCCGGACGTGGCCTCCTGGTACACGGGGGCGAACGTACCGGGCAAGCCCCGGGTGTTCCTCGCCTACACGGGGGGCCTGGACCGGTACCGGGCGGAGTGCGACGCCGCCGCGCGCGACGGATACCGCGGTTTCGTCCTGTCCGGGACGCCGGCCGGTCCGCGCCCCGCCGTGGCGGACGCCCGCTGA
- a CDS encoding MarR family winged helix-turn-helix transcriptional regulator → MIHVTDPRRARLHEELAKESRRHLAAYVLFNQAVADHLGLHPTDVQALSLLTAGAEPLTVRQLADMTGLTTGSATRLVDRLERGGYVTRTPDRRDRRRVLVTPVPERIARVTAVWDDLGQGWQALLDSHTEDELEVITRHMRQAHDLSHAQMRLLRSRPKPE, encoded by the coding sequence GTGATCCACGTGACAGACCCGCGCCGGGCCCGGCTCCACGAGGAGCTGGCGAAGGAGTCCCGCCGCCACCTGGCGGCGTACGTACTGTTCAACCAGGCCGTCGCCGATCACCTCGGACTGCACCCGACGGACGTACAGGCCCTGAGCCTGCTGACGGCCGGAGCCGAGCCGCTCACCGTCCGGCAGCTCGCCGACATGACGGGCCTGACCACGGGCTCGGCCACCCGGCTCGTCGACCGGCTCGAACGAGGGGGCTACGTCACCCGCACGCCCGACCGGCGCGACCGCCGCCGGGTGCTCGTCACCCCGGTGCCCGAGCGCATCGCCCGGGTCACCGCCGTGTGGGACGACCTCGGCCAGGGCTGGCAGGCCCTCCTCGACAGCCACACCGAGGACGAACTCGAAGTCATCACCCGCCACATGCGTCAGGCGCACGACCTCAGCCACGCCCAGATGCGACTCCTGCGGTCCCGGCCGAAGCCGGAATGA
- a CDS encoding glutamine synthetase family protein, with translation MPAISHPGSPAPAGVLTPERLAGMIASGDVETVLLALPDLQGRLKGKLHDAHHYLRQVADHGAEACAYVLATDVDMRPVPGYALTSWDDGYGDLRLVPDPGTARLLPWLPRTALVLADAHRMTGLPVEVSPRQVLRRRLDELAALGLSARAGLEAEFFLYRTPVPGDGTGHGLVPVCAHNLDYALDHPPELIRYLHTLAGRLREAGLPVEAVKTEGAPGQVEVTFPYGDPLAACDGHLVLKHAARALADGAGLAATFMAAPATGLASGLHLHLSLWDEARPVLVDDEGGLSRTGEQAVAGLLAALPHLAPLYAPTVNSYRRFKPGSFAPTHFTWGRDNRTCAVRVTGHGRGLHLEIRLPGADANPYLALAAALAAALHGIRGSLTPPAALTGNAYRAGADAAAVPAGLHEALLAFDDPLADEALTPEVARHYRHTARTELDAYRYEVTDAERRRGFTRA, from the coding sequence ATGCCCGCCATATCCCACCCCGGTTCCCCGGCCCCCGCGGGCGTCCTCACCCCGGAGCGGCTCGCCGGGATGATCGCCTCCGGAGACGTGGAGACCGTCCTGCTCGCGCTCCCCGACCTCCAGGGCCGGCTCAAGGGCAAGCTCCACGACGCCCACCACTACCTCCGGCAGGTCGCCGACCACGGCGCCGAGGCCTGCGCCTACGTCCTGGCCACCGACGTCGACATGCGGCCCGTCCCCGGCTACGCCCTCACCTCCTGGGACGACGGCTACGGCGACCTGCGGCTCGTACCCGACCCGGGCACGGCCCGCCTGCTGCCCTGGCTCCCGCGGACCGCGCTCGTCCTGGCCGACGCCCACCGCATGACCGGCCTCCCCGTGGAGGTCTCGCCCCGGCAGGTGCTGCGCCGCCGGCTCGACGAGCTCGCCGCCCTCGGTCTGAGCGCCAGGGCCGGGCTCGAAGCCGAGTTCTTCCTCTACCGGACGCCCGTGCCCGGCGACGGCACCGGACACGGCCTCGTCCCGGTCTGCGCGCACAACCTGGACTACGCGCTCGACCACCCGCCCGAGCTGATCCGGTACCTGCACACGCTCGCGGGCCGGCTGCGCGAAGCCGGGCTGCCCGTCGAGGCCGTGAAGACCGAAGGGGCGCCCGGCCAGGTCGAGGTGACCTTCCCCTACGGCGACCCGCTCGCCGCGTGCGACGGCCACCTCGTCCTCAAGCACGCCGCTCGCGCCCTCGCCGACGGGGCCGGTCTGGCGGCGACGTTCATGGCGGCGCCGGCCACGGGGCTGGCCAGCGGCCTCCACCTGCATCTCTCCCTGTGGGACGAGGCCCGCCCCGTACTCGTCGACGACGAAGGGGGCCTGTCGCGCACCGGGGAGCAGGCCGTCGCCGGTCTCCTCGCGGCCCTCCCCCACCTCGCGCCTCTCTACGCCCCCACCGTCAACTCCTACCGGCGGTTCAAGCCCGGTTCCTTCGCCCCCACCCACTTCACCTGGGGCCGTGACAACCGCACCTGCGCCGTCCGCGTGACCGGCCACGGCCGGGGGCTGCACCTGGAGATCCGCCTGCCGGGCGCGGACGCCAACCCCTATCTCGCCCTCGCCGCGGCCCTGGCCGCGGCTCTGCACGGCATCCGCGGCTCCCTCACGCCCCCGGCCGCCCTCACCGGTAACGCCTACCGTGCCGGCGCGGACGCCGCCGCGGTCCCGGCCGGCCTCCACGAAGCGCTCCTCGCCTTCGACGACCCTCTCGCCGACGAGGCCCTCACCCCCGAGGTGGCCCGACACTACCGCCACACCGCCCGCACCGAACTCGACGCGTACCGCTACGAAGTCACCGACGCCGAACGACGCCGCGGCTTCACCCGCGCCTAG